From the genome of Magnolia sinica isolate HGM2019 chromosome 12, MsV1, whole genome shotgun sequence:
taaactcagttgggcattatgaatgtatgtgggttatccacgccgtccatacgcttttatagatcattttaacagTTGATTCCAAAATAAAAGTATACCTATATCTCagttgaaccacaccaaaggaaagagtggaataatgacttccaccgttgaaacctttctagtgcccacagtgatgtttatttgttatccaacctgttcataagatcacaaagacatggatgaagggcaaaaacaaatatcagtttgatccaaaactttttttggcccctagaaattttcaacggtagaatttcaattcacactgtttcccatggtgaggtccacttgagatttgaatatatttaatttttggtttcaacccataaaaatatctgttaaaatggatggacggagcagataaaatatgtaaatcacggtggacgacaaagagtttactcagtacgctaagcatactgagttactcagtacgcaatccgcaccGCTTGGTTGACGCCGATGTGGTACCTAACCTGGGACGCACATTAGATACTTACAAGTTGGGCAGCGAGTCTCCCTtctcaagtgacgtcaccaagttctttgggtcccactatgatatattttttctatccacaccgtccatccatttggagagatcatattatggcataatccaaagaatgagtcagatccaaggcttaaatggaccccaccatagaaatcggtggggagagtgatgttcatcattaaaaagttctaagggccatgAAAGTTATcgaagaagctgatatttgttttttcctttcttttatgtccgctttaacacatgaataggttggatctcaaaaaaacatcacggtggaccttcataagttttcaatggtaagtgtcacTCTCACCACTCTTTTATACGGTGAGATCCACACCAGCCTTGGTTCTGTCTCATTCTTTGAattatgctttaaaatgatatcttcaaatgtatgggcggtatggatacaataaacatatcatggtgaggcccacaaaacttagtgacgtcacttcagtagccactcTCGCTACccaacctgtcggtagctaatccgcgtccacgaCCCTGCCGCCGAGAGGAACGCTCTTTGGATttgaaaggaaacggattggctactccccctgacaccagctcgtggctggtgttcggtgctctatgggccccaccatgatgtatgtgtttcattcactccgttcatccatttttaaagatcattttattgcttgatcccaaaaatgagagggatataattctcaggtggaccacaccacatgaaaacaatagtgattgaatatcaaccattaaaatcctcctatgggccactatactgtttatttgacatccaatctgttgattaggtcatacagtcccagatgaagagaaaaacaaatatcagcttgatccaaaacttttatggccccaaaaatgtttctaatggtcgaccctcatttaacactttttcctgtaatgtggtccacttaagatttggatatatctcatttttggatttatatcgtaaaatgatccgtaaaaacagatggatggcatggatgaaacacatacatcatggtgtggcccagatagcaccgaccaccggccattggctggtgtcagggggagttgCCCATCCgttccggacgcggatttcctgcgaaaggctttcgcaggaagttcctgcgcaaggattctggatggggcccactgtgatgtttgttagaaatccaacccgtccatccgttttttgaactcattttaggacatgagaccgaaaatgattaggatccaaaactcaagtgggccatacatgatgaaacagtgtggaaaggaattcctaccgttgaaaggTAGCACTGCCATTTTAAAAGCCCCGTTGTCGCCACTGTCTGaaagggaagccgattgcgtgGCATGCCACGCACCACGGAACTTGAGGTGCAACATCATAGATTTGCAAAGTAGCCATCACCATGAATCCTTAGACTTTTCAATTAGTATGCCACCGATCGCATGGCTGCAATTACCATACCGAAGAATATTCTAGAACTAAGACTGGAAATAACGGAATAGTCATCTGGATTGCCGAATCGATGGGCCCACCACTTGACAGAGTTTCGGAAATCGCATATCTTGTGACCTCCGCACATAGATATTCCAGTGCTCcgggttgtgtggggcccacagagatgtcttggaaaaatccattccatccatctgtttttcaagaccATAATAAATACATGAATCTAAACATCAGGCAGATCGAAAAGTCATGTAGGTTATACCACACAAAACAGTTGGGATCGAATGCCGGGGAtgacggaagttttgtatcagaatgatatttgttcctacagtttatctgagtggtaataaccttatgaacggtctggatggcatataaaaatcatggtcaactacaaaaacttttcaacggtgggcatttctgttcccactgtttcgtttggtgtgacctacttgagtATTTAATCTCCctgatttttatatatatgtcctatttttattttgcaaaagagatggacggagtggatttatcacggacatctctgtgagccccaaAAAGCCCCATGCCCAGGTCACATGCAATCTGTTTCCAAATTGAGTACCTGTGTATCAGGTGTAAAGACTCGGTTCGTGTATCCTGTAATTCCTCTACACTCACTAGTGACGACTTCTGTTTTAAGTATCAGACGAGTCTGAGATAACTCGCTAGAGTCGACTCAGATTTTGTTGCGTCCGATCCGGTTAAAGAGAACGAGTAAAACCCGTGACTCAGGTGAATTGTGCCCATTCAGCCCCAACTCGCATCTGGGTTGGACGAGTCAATTCAAGTAGCTGAGTCTTTTGATCATGTTCCAGGCTGGCTATAGTAAGTGGTGATAAGCTTTCAGTATTCACCACTGAACATTTGGCTGTATGGTTGGGTAATCACGCCCATTGGAGTTTTCTTCCTTAACTCATTGCCCATAGGCGCCATTCAATCACCTTCCATTGCTGGCGAATTGCAAGCTTGTTACTCATTCGATGATGATAAGAAAATCCGGCAAACTGTTTATTCTTCTCAGTTTCTTCATATTCTACTGCCTCTGCATTCGATTTTCCCACGCGGCGGATACCATCACACAAGACCAACCGCTCCTTGACGGGAAGACCTTGATTTCTGCTGGTGAGGTTTTCGAGCTGGGCTTCTTCAGCCCCGGCAAGTCGAAGAATCGTTACGTGGGAATATGGTACAAGAAAGTCACGAAACGAAGGGTTGTATGGGTTGCCAATAGGAAAAACCCAGTCTCACCTTCATCTGGTGTCCTTACAATCAACAGCACCAATGGAAATCTGATGATCTTGGATAAGAATGGAAGCAACTTCATGGTGACAACTGATTCTGCCACCAATCAAACAATTGCTCGGCTCTTAGATTCCGGAAACCTCATACTGATAGAAGGGAATTCGACGAATCATGAAGGCCGGGTCATATGGCAAAGCTTTGATTATCCTACCGATACGTATCTCCCTGGCATGAAACTGGGAGTGAATAGAACGAGTGGGCGAAAATGGGTCCTTTCTTCATGGACAAGTGAAGATGACCCTGCTCCCGGGAACTTCACTAATGGAATCGATTCCGATGGATTGGCTCAGTTTTTTACATGGAAAGGACGACAAAAATACTGGACTAGTGGCACTTGGAACGGGAAATTTTTCAGCCTTCTTCCTGAAATGAGAACATATCCTATCTTCAATTACAGCTACGTATCGAATGAGGATGGGAGATATTTTATATATTCACTTTATGATAAAACTAGAATTTCAATATCGGTGATGGACGTGTCTGGGCAAATGAAGCTATGGTCATGGTTTGAGGACCACCAATCTTGGTTTTCGTTGTCGTCTCAACCAAGTAAGGCATGTGAGTTTTATGCTCCTTGTGGGGCTTATGGTATCTGCGATGGGAGTACGTCCTTGTGCAAGTGCTTGCCCGGGTTTGAGCCTTACTCTCGACGAGATTGGCATGCAGGTGATAAATCAAACCGGTGCATGAGGCGAATACAACTGAAGTGTGGGAATGACGATGGGTTCTCGCGGTTGAGTGGCATGATATTTTCTGGTCACGCTCGAGTTCTTAAGAATTCAAGTCTCAGCCTAGAAGAATGCGAATCTGAGTGCAGGAGAAACTGCTCTTGTATTGCTTATGCTTCTGCTCATGACAACAGAACCGGATGTTCCTTTTGGGATGGAGAGTTGATAAATCTTCGTGAGATCTCCGACAAAGTCCCTGATCTTTATGTTCGACAACAAGCCACTAGAAATGGTAAATTTTAATGATTtatcttcattttatttttccCAATTGCGGTTATCTTTTTTGATTGTGCATTTGTTTGTTTTCTTATGTTGGTAGAAGTAGGAAACTGCGAGTCTATCTCAGTCATACTGATTCTATATGTATGTTATTATGCATGTGCTGTGAGCCGCAAAGGCTTTCAAATGTGCATTCTGTTTTCTACTAATCAATACAAGTTCAGACACAGGAAAGAAGAAGAGGCGGCAAGTAATCATTGCAGTAACAATCACTATTTCCATCCTTTTACTGGGCTCCGTTACTTGTTATTTCTGTAGGCGAAATCTCACGCCTAAAGGTAAAAATTCTCTTAACCATGAACTGGGCAATGGACATTTTGATTCATGAAGTGAAGTGAGTCTTTTGCTGACAACCAGGGAATCAGGAAAGAAGCCAAGAAGTATGGTTGCATGAGTTACGAAATAATGGGTCAGATGACAGGGAATCAATCAATGCAAACATGCACAGAGAAGGCAGGAGGAAGGGTCTGGAGTTGCCGTTATTCAGCTTTGCAACTGTAGTAGCCGCTACAGATAACTTCTCTCCAACAAATAAGCTTGGGCAGGGCGGTTTCGGCCCTGTTTATAAGGTAACCATTAATTTCATTGATAACTAGTCTAATTTATATGATAAGAAATGAACTTGTTTCTCTGTATatggatttgaaaaaaaataaaaaaaggatatTAATTATCAAGAAAATGCAACATATGATTTATGttaggctctttttttttttttcttttcttttctttttcttttttcatccagTCTCCAAGGGAACTCGCAACTGCAACTGGCACATGGTTATGTTACCATGCAGAAACTCCTTTTCGctgagaaaataaaagaaacccCAACGAACCCATTTGGGAAACTACTACAGGCTGGGATCATGACCATGTGTTGGCGAATCTCAAGGAATGGGAACTGTGTGTGGAAATTGAATAGCCCAGATGGCTGACTATAAACGTGAAAATCATCTaaagagagtgagaaagaaaTTGAATTTCAATGAAACCATATTTCACAAATACCATTTAAAATAGTATTCGTATTTCCTACTAAGTTTTTAACTCATACTCACTATGAAAATAATTCCAAGAAAGAAGTTAAATCCTAATCAAGCTCTTGAACTACAACTGTCATTTGAAAGGATGAACAATGCACTCGACAGAAAATAATTCACCTTAGCTGATTCCCTCTCCAAAAGGAAGTGTAGAGGTAACAAACCTTCTCTCTTACCATCAATAACGTAATTAGTTCTCAAATTTTCATGCCTGTCTCAACATATGATGTCTGCCACTAAAATACTGCTTCAAAAAGATTATATTGATTGCGAAACACCAATATACATAATGAGATGACGATGTACGGCCAATGACAATCTTCAGGGTAAGCTGCCCGAGGGACCAGAAATTGCAGTGAAAAGGCTTTCGAGAAGTTCTGGACAAGGTCTAgaagagttcaaaaatgagattaTACTTATTGCCAAACTACAACATATGAATCTTGTTAGGATCTTGGGATGCTGCatcgaaggagaagaaaagatacTACTCTACGAATACATGCCCAACAAAAGTTTGGATTCCTTCCTCTTTGGTCCGTTACTCTTAACACTTGCAACTTAACACAAAAAACATCATTTCTCAAGTTGCTGTCTCTCATCCACTGTACATGTGCCATACATGGACTGTTCTCAAACCATAACCTAAGCCCCATTCCGGATGGATCATGACTAAAAATTcatactgatcagatgatcttaatCATCAGATTCTGGTCAAGATATTCACACTGTGATTAGTACGATTTCTTTTAACCGAAATCTATTAGTACGATTTTTGGGACATGCTGCATCCACAACTCACACTATGATTACGATGATCTGGCTTAACGAGCTTCTCTGCCACGTGTATACTTGATGAGATAACGCTACTTAAAAAATGGACTATTTTGAAGTCTTCTCCTTCAATACATTCATATCATTTATGTTGGTGGGATATTCACTACCGTACGTGCACTAAAATATCTTCCTGTTTATATATTTGAatctaaaaatgatgcagatccaaccaAAGGAAAGCTTTTAGATTGGGGAAAACGTGTCCACATCATCAATGGAATTGCTCAAGGGCTTCTCTATCTTCACAAGTACTCCAGATTGAGAGTTATTCACAGAGATCTTAAAGCCAGTAACATTCTCTTGGATGGTAAGATGAACCCCAAGATATCAGATTTTGGCATGGCGAGAATTTTCGGGCGAAATGAATCAGAGGCAAATACAAATAGGGTTGTTGGAACTTAGTAAGTAAATTCACTCACTAGTACAAATCTACACCTAACGACAAAAACATCTGTATATATACCCATAATAAATATGCCCATCAGATTGTCTAACTTCAATTGAAATTTTGTTGAATGGTGAAATTCCAGTGGTTATATGTCTCCCGAGTATGCAATGGAGGGCCTTTTCTCAGAGAAATCTGACGTCTTTAGCTTCGGAGTCTTACTTCTAGAGATTGTCAGTGGCAAGAAGAACACCAGCTTTTATCATTCCGATAGGTCTCTAAACCTTCTGGGATATGTGAGTAACCAGAACAAATCTACCGTCTTAGTTTCATGTTTCGAAGCACCTTGTTTTTGTTTCCTTTTGGAATCCGACAATGACTTACATCCATGTAAAATGTATTGTTTCAGGCATGGGAATTGTGGAAGGATGGTAGGGTCTCCGAGTTGATGGACCCGATGTTAGGTGATCCAACATCTACCTGCTGCAACATTTTGAGATTCATCCAAATGGGACTCTTATGTGTGCAGGAAAGTGCGAAGGATAGACCCACCATGTCCGACGTTGTTTCTATGCTTGGTAACGAAATGGCAACATTGACTAATCCGAAACAACCAGCATTCTTTCTAGGAAGAAGGGgtcttgaggagaattcatctAAAAACAGAACAGAGAATTGTTCCAATAATGATTTAACCATTTCTGAGATAGAAGCTAGATAGACATTCCCACTTCAGAACAGAGTATGCCTCTTTTTCCAATCAACGGAAGTTTTAGTTGGTTGAAGTTCAAATAATTCTTACCATCTTATGTCAGTCAGATTAAATGAATATGTTGTATCCTCCCATATGAGACAATGTTTAGTATGGGTAAGACTGTGGGATTTATTCTCTAAACTACCATAAATAAGCTATTGTTTCTTTGAATTATAGAGTTGAATGTGAgtaattcaaaattttctattcatTGTTCTGAATTCATCAGCAAACATTGATGGGGATCATCCCTTCAACCTTCAGAGCAAGTTTCTTATGGTGGCCCATATAGCATATCGTATCAGACACATTCTA
Proteins encoded in this window:
- the LOC131221759 gene encoding receptor-like serine/threonine-protein kinase SD1-6 isoform X3, which gives rise to MNPKISDFGMARIFGRNESEANTNRVVGTYGYMSPEYAMEGLFSEKSDVFSFGVLLLEIVSGKKNTSFYHSDRSLNLLGYAWELWKDGRVSELMDPMLGDPTSTCCNILRFIQMGLLCVQESAKDRPTMSDVVSMLGNEMATLTNPKQPAFFLGRRGLEENSSKNRTENCSNNDLTISEIEAR
- the LOC131220264 gene encoding G-type lectin S-receptor-like serine/threonine-protein kinase At2g19130, with the protein product MMIRKSGKLFILLSFFIFYCLCIRFSHAADTITQDQPLLDGKTLISAGEVFELGFFSPGKSKNRYVGIWYKKVTKRRVVWVANRKNPVSPSSGVLTINSTNGNLMILDKNGSNFMVTTDSATNQTIARLLDSGNLILIEGNSTNHEGRVIWQSFDYPTDTYLPGMKLGVNRTSGRKWVLSSWTSEDDPAPGNFTNGIDSDGLAQFFTWKGRQKYWTSGTWNGKFFSLLPEMRTYPIFNYSYVSNEDGRYFIYSLYDKTRISISVMDVSGQMKLWSWFEDHQSWFSLSSQPSKACEFYAPCGAYGICDGSTSLCKCLPGFEPYSRRDWHAGDKSNRCMRRIQLKCGNDDGFSRLSGMIFSGHARVLKNSSLSLEECESECRRNCSCIAYASAHDNRTGCSFWDGELINLREISDKVPDLYVRQQATRNGKF
- the LOC131221759 gene encoding receptor-like serine/threonine-protein kinase SD1-7 isoform X2, whose translation is MHREGRRKGLELPLFSFATVVAATDNFSPTNKLGQGGFGPVYKGKLPEGPEIAVKRLSRSSGQGLEEFKNEIILIAKLQHMNLVRILGCCIEGEEKILLYEYMPNKNPTKGKLLDWGKRVHIINGIAQGLLYLHKYSRLRVIHRDLKASNILLDGKMNPKISDFGMARIFGRNESEANTNRVVGTYGYMSPEYAMEGLFSEKSDVFSFGVLLLEIVSGKKNTSFYHSDRSLNLLGYAWELWKDGRVSELMDPMLGDPTSTCCNILRFIQMGLLCVQESAKDRPTMSDVVSMLGNEMATLTNPKQPAFFLGRRGLEENSSKNRTENCSNNDLTISEIEAR
- the LOC131221759 gene encoding G-type lectin S-receptor-like serine/threonine-protein kinase At1g11330 isoform X1, giving the protein MHREGRRKGLELPLFSFATVVAATDNFSPTNKLGQGGFGPVYKGKLPEGPEIAVKRLSRSSGQGLEEFKNEIILIAKLQHMNLVRILGCCIEGEEKILLYEYMPNKSLDSFLFDPTKGKLLDWGKRVHIINGIAQGLLYLHKYSRLRVIHRDLKASNILLDGKMNPKISDFGMARIFGRNESEANTNRVVGTYGYMSPEYAMEGLFSEKSDVFSFGVLLLEIVSGKKNTSFYHSDRSLNLLGYAWELWKDGRVSELMDPMLGDPTSTCCNILRFIQMGLLCVQESAKDRPTMSDVVSMLGNEMATLTNPKQPAFFLGRRGLEENSSKNRTENCSNNDLTISEIEAR